A genomic stretch from Syntrophaceae bacterium includes:
- a CDS encoding O-antigen ligase family protein codes for MQPQLAALLTVVLIIYLFWMDRNNNKGFSKALWVPFVWMYFTRSRNISEWLDLQTPDPSLSMTSIIEGNPLNRNIYTALLILGIFALIKRKIDWRTIFVKNSWIWLYFIFGAISIFWSDYPYVSFKRLIKASCVVIMALVILTEARPYLAIGLILKRLAFILLPLSVLFIKYYPEFGRAYHHSTGELMSTGVTSHKNALGALCLVSGIYFLWNLFWGGKKEGDAGPRLHFSIYMIMFVMLFWLFRMANSATSLACMVVTILLFTIAKHPAFVRNPSKLIVFGIVCVVIAGLSEMTFGIKEYVIELLGRKPDLTTRVPMWEHVLNLTVDPIFGAGYESFWLGERLAIIQARWGDIVQAHNGYLEMYLNMGLVGVFFIICWIFSGLLSVNRHLSIDYPSANLRLCLIVVVALYNYTEATFYGPNVMWLLFFIGIITLPNYKPKINQNV; via the coding sequence ATGCAACCCCAATTAGCAGCATTACTCACGGTTGTTTTAATTATTTATCTGTTCTGGATGGACAGGAATAATAACAAAGGCTTTTCCAAAGCTTTGTGGGTTCCCTTCGTCTGGATGTATTTTACTCGATCACGCAACATATCCGAGTGGTTAGACCTTCAAACCCCGGATCCTTCCTTATCCATGACTTCCATTATCGAGGGCAATCCTTTAAATAGAAATATATATACTGCTCTGTTAATTCTGGGCATCTTTGCTCTGATAAAGCGGAAAATCGATTGGCGAACGATATTTGTTAAAAACTCTTGGATTTGGCTTTATTTCATCTTTGGTGCTATCAGTATTTTCTGGTCTGATTATCCTTATGTTTCTTTCAAAAGGTTGATCAAGGCATCGTGTGTTGTAATCATGGCATTGGTAATCTTAACCGAGGCGCGTCCCTATTTGGCGATCGGTCTTATCCTGAAGCGCCTTGCTTTTATCCTTTTACCGTTGTCCGTGCTTTTCATAAAGTATTACCCGGAATTTGGTCGCGCCTACCACCATTCAACGGGTGAATTGATGTCAACAGGTGTTACGAGTCATAAGAATGCCCTGGGTGCATTATGTCTGGTCTCGGGGATTTATTTTTTGTGGAACTTGTTTTGGGGAGGAAAGAAAGAAGGTGACGCGGGACCGCGTCTGCACTTCTCCATATACATGATCATGTTCGTTATGCTCTTCTGGCTGTTCCGCATGGCAAACAGTGCAACCTCTCTGGCCTGCATGGTTGTTACCATACTTCTTTTTACAATTGCCAAGCATCCTGCATTTGTTCGGAATCCCTCGAAGCTCATTGTTTTCGGTATTGTATGTGTTGTCATAGCCGGTCTATCGGAAATGACTTTCGGTATTAAAGAGTATGTGATTGAGCTACTGGGCAGGAAGCCAGATCTGACCACTCGAGTTCCCATGTGGGAGCACGTACTTAATCTAACTGTTGATCCTATATTTGGAGCGGGCTACGAAAGTTTCTGGCTGGGAGAGCGCTTGGCAATCATACAAGCGCGTTGGGGCGATATTGTCCAAGCGCATAACGGCTACTTAGAAATGTACCTGAACATGGGCCTAGTCGGTGTTTTTTTCATCATATGTTGGATCTTCTCAGGCCTCCTAAGTGTGAATCGACACCTCAGTATTGACTACCCGTCAGCGAATCTACGGCTCTGCTTGATTGTCGTTGTTGCATTATACAACTACACGGAGGCGACTTTTTATGGACCTAACGTCATGTGGTTGTTGTTCTTTATAGGAATTATCACTCTTCCAAATTATAAGCCAAAGATTAATCAGAATGTTTGA
- a CDS encoding lipopolysaccharide biosynthesis protein, protein MSDNYGELSATGLKKKAVKGAGINVVTQFLNFIFHFIGVIILARLLTPKDFGLVAMVTAFSLLPMNFGLNGFSEYIQQRQTISSKEINSIFWVHFFIASFFALGFVVFGYFLVDFYSEPALSSISAAFASSFILVALFTTPRALLRREMKFASIAVVDLVTGILSVIFSILVALAGMSYWAVVTRQLMIPVLIAIATWFTLSWRPGRPQNLSAAIPGLKFAVKVYGNFSIDYFTKSFDRMLLGKFHGSAILGNYERAYHLSSMPAQQIIFPLTTVALSTLSRLRDDRERYFQYYTKAVSMVAFIGTLAAVVLMLSSRDLVPLLLGPGWTETGEILMAFSPGIAAMLVYATISWLHLSLGTPGRWLRWNILATIVTVVFFAAAAPFGALAMAASVSLVKFILVLPGLWYAGRPIEMNIAALLRSIMPYFLAGILASAIWLSLPLIWPYFNVLYDHLSLFSRVLMIVVIIPLLYIGIVVILQRSFSSIYELVDLVKIFLKR, encoded by the coding sequence ATGAGCGATAATTATGGGGAATTGAGCGCAACCGGCCTGAAAAAAAAAGCGGTGAAAGGGGCCGGGATTAATGTCGTTACACAATTTCTAAATTTCATATTTCATTTTATTGGAGTCATCATCCTTGCACGGTTGTTGACGCCGAAAGATTTCGGCCTTGTCGCAATGGTTACAGCATTCAGCCTCTTGCCGATGAATTTTGGCCTCAATGGCTTTTCAGAATATATCCAGCAAAGGCAGACCATAAGTAGTAAAGAGATCAATTCGATTTTCTGGGTACACTTTTTTATAGCATCATTTTTTGCCTTGGGTTTTGTCGTCTTCGGGTACTTTCTTGTTGATTTCTATTCAGAACCCGCATTGAGTAGCATCTCCGCCGCTTTTGCGTCGAGTTTCATCCTTGTAGCCTTATTCACCACCCCCAGAGCCCTGCTAAGAAGGGAGATGAAATTTGCATCCATCGCCGTTGTGGATCTTGTTACGGGTATCTTATCCGTCATCTTCTCCATCCTGGTTGCATTGGCCGGGATGTCTTATTGGGCCGTCGTTACCCGACAGCTTATGATCCCCGTCTTGATCGCAATCGCAACATGGTTCACGTTGTCTTGGCGGCCGGGCAGGCCGCAAAACCTTTCTGCTGCAATTCCCGGTCTGAAATTTGCGGTGAAGGTATATGGCAATTTCTCAATAGATTATTTCACAAAAAGCTTTGATAGAATGCTTCTCGGTAAATTTCATGGGTCTGCTATACTGGGTAATTATGAACGTGCATATCATTTGTCTTCCATGCCTGCGCAGCAAATCATTTTTCCTCTGACCACCGTAGCCCTTTCAACGCTGAGTCGTTTGCGGGATGATAGGGAACGCTATTTTCAATATTATACAAAGGCCGTTTCCATGGTTGCTTTTATCGGCACATTGGCGGCTGTTGTTCTGATGCTTTCGTCCCGTGATCTTGTCCCGCTGCTTCTTGGACCGGGATGGACCGAAACGGGGGAAATACTCATGGCTTTCAGCCCCGGAATCGCGGCGATGCTCGTTTATGCCACGATATCGTGGCTTCATCTCTCACTCGGAACGCCGGGAAGATGGCTTCGGTGGAATATCCTGGCAACGATCGTCACCGTAGTGTTCTTCGCTGCTGCGGCGCCATTTGGTGCTCTCGCGATGGCAGCATCCGTCTCTTTGGTTAAGTTTATACTTGTCCTGCCGGGCCTTTGGTATGCCGGACGACCAATAGAGATGAACATTGCCGCCTTGTTGCGCAGCATAATGCCTTATTTCTTGGCAGGAATTCTTGCATCTGCAATATGGCTTTCCCTTCCTCTTATTTGGCCGTATTTTAACGTATTGTACGATCATCTCAGCCTATTTTCTCGAGTTCTAATGATTGTAGTTATTATTCCTTTGCTTTATATTGGGATAGTAGTAATTCTTCAGCGCAGCTTTAGTTCAATATATGAATTGGTGGATCTTGTAAAAATATTCCTGAAACGGTAA